The Montipora capricornis isolate CH-2021 chromosome 6, ASM3666992v2, whole genome shotgun sequence genome has a window encoding:
- the LOC138051537 gene encoding 60S ribosome subunit biogenesis protein NIP7 homolog, whose product MRPLTEEETRSVFEKLANYIGDNIKLLINRPDGSYCFRLHEERVYYVSEDIMRKATNIARDNLISVGTRIGKFTKTRRFRLHITALDFMAPYAKYKVWVKPSGEQSFLYGNHVLKSNLGRITENTPQYQGVIIYSMNDLPLGFGATARSTQDCRRANPTDIVCFHQADVGEYLRSEETLT is encoded by the exons ATGCGACCACTAACAGAAGAAGAAACTCGAAGCGTATTTGAAAAGCTGGCAAATTA CATTGGAGATAACATCAAGCTGCTTATAAATAGACCAGATGGGAGTTATTGTTTCAGACTTCACGAAGAACGTGTTTACTATGTTAG TGAAGACATAATGAGAAAAGCAACCAATATAGCAAGAGATAACCTCATAAGTGTTGGAACACGTATTGGAAAGTTTACAAAGACAAGGCGATTCAGACTTCACATCACAGCACTTGATTTCATGGCACCTTATGCCAAG TACAAAGTGTGGGTGAAACCATCTGGTGAACAATCATTTTTGTATGGAAACCATGTCTTGAAGTCAAATCTTGGAAGAATAACAGAGAATACTCCACAGTACCAGGGTGTCATTATCTATTCTATGAACGACTTGCCTCTG GGATTTGGTGCAACAGCCCGCTCAACACAAGACTGCAGGCGAGCTAACCCCACGGACATTGTGTGCTTCCATCAAGCCGATGTGGGAGAGTATTTGCGCTCCGAGGAAACACTGACGTGA
- the LOC138051554 gene encoding uncharacterized protein DDB_G0288805-like, producing the protein MGCEDEHSDSRQTNLPLFSDSPSAKAQTDKKNERTLPVSICCDPCFREPRDIERHNLLIGHTCHVTRKEEGQTKDCKEHGNDPGAENVTEDTNIFSFDVYDQNNNSRRCCVRICANDGDCVDIDESRGDSECDIDLKINCNNDINGKRNCCLRDINGRHNNNDDRVKDVNDDDDYDDDEDKNGAEDGASEDGNNKGYTKTKNETRGVSSDSEKDATLENQKSSLTLRTDSRGDEEICRTERFSSSSNLTTHDVNISPIGGSALLSNNVNSQATAPVNKSTSLRQGARPKTTFPRTPLDQVADRGFNHTSLAYQQEDTGIRRDFLARHTIDVSLPYSSQPSDWNFSGVTGSRKDRLYSAFNSKGNSASWWSFPEPWRANQRAYFSGLQQPDIRNLAASQDMGLKSNWQLSYPQSERNATYTSFKEQRFFNRLDPWNANKHQSLTHGNYSGTFPGAPGNQINSSNAQAWMPSSPLTDSHFSNHDIVSCQVGYNRFTSNEHAVEQHTAAISEGHFQLTSSMMSQSVRPNGLTAPVIRRGNEDQRTDDSVRLGQSGTANQERGHLNLSGELTSRNGEPQEGLPSARRISSRSSVQSSSEDGTLVALGRKVAEACSVVERVMKERDERIKAQREVAVRERERRERIEREERERREMELREREAREREEREREARETRERQERQMREREASEIVGRERTRHDEDQRKAWNQGERAPIQESSQWQCRHYQRLCSVSFPCCGVFYPCHRCHNDSGACDVEDLKANQATHVKCGSCGHEEQINERSQHCSICGSRFSEYFCFKCKHFTGAEKNPFHCDKCGICRIHRDKSFHCDVCNVCLDKRLEGNHKCRPNSGHDECCICLEDAFSGCQILPCSHKVHKDCAIAMIQNGIRNCPICRHPLFNQES; encoded by the exons ATGGGCTGTGAAGATGAACATAGCGATTCAAGACAGACCAACTTACCTCTATTTTCCGATTCACCCAGTGCTAAAGCGCAAACGGACAAGAAAAATGAACGTACTCTCCCGGTATCCATTTGCTGCGATCCGTGTTTTAGAGAGCCACGTGACATTGAAAGGCACAACTTACTAATTGGTCACACATGCCATGTCACCCGAAAGGAAGAAGGACAAACTAAGGATTGTAAGGAACATGGAAACGACCCTGGCGCCGAAAACGTTACAGAAGATACAAATATTTTCAGTTTCGATGTTTACGATcaaaataacaatagtagaaGATGTTGTGTTAGAATTTGTGCTAACGATGGCGATTGCGTCGATATTGATGAGAGCAGAGGTGACTCTGAATGTGACATCGAtcttaaaataaattgtaacAATGATATTAATGGTAAACGAAATTGTTGCCTCAGGGATATTAATGGCagacataataataatgatgatcgAGTCAAAGatgttaatgatgatgatgattatgatgacgATGAGGATAAAAATGGCGCCGAAGATGGTGCCAGTGAGGATGGCAATAACAAAGGCTACACCAAGACAAAAAATGAGACCCGAGGCGTGTCTAGCGATTCCGAGAAGGATGCTActttggaaaatcaaaaatcgAGTCTCACTTTGCGAACCGACAGTAGAGGAGACGAAGAAATCTGCAGGACTGAGAGGTTCTCAAGTAGTTCAAACCTCACAACTCACGACGTTAACATATCACCGATCGGTGGCAGTGCTTTGCTTTCAAACAACGTAAACTCTCAAGCTACGGCCCCTGTGAACAAATCAACATCTTTGAGACAAGGCGCAAGACCAAAGACTACGTTCCCAAGGACGCCACTTGACCAAGTGGCTGATCGAGGCTTCAATCATACCAGTCTAGCGTACCAGCAAGAAGATACAGGCATTCGACGTGATTTTTTGGCTCGACATACCATAGATGTGAGTCTACCATATTCTTCGCAACCAAGTGATtggaatttttcaggtgtaACAGGATCACGGAAAGACAGGCTTTATTCTGCTTTTAATAGCAAGGGCAATTCTGCTTCGTGGTGGAGTTTCCCTGAACCTTGGAGGGCCAACCAGCGAGCATACTTCAGTGGACTGCAGCAACCAGACATTCGTAACCTAGCAGCATCACAAGATATGGGTTTAAAAAGTAATTGGCAGCTGTCATATCCTCAATCTGAAAGAAACGCGACATACACTTCGTTTAAAGAACAGCGGTTTTTCAATCGCCTTGATCCCTGGAACGCAAATAAGCACCAATCGTTGACTCACGGAAATTACTCCGGAACTTTTCCTGGCGCGCCTGGGAACCAAATCAATTCATCTAACGCGCAGGCTTGGATGCCAAGCTCTCCCTTAACTGATTCGCATTTTTCCAATCATGATATTGTTAGCTGTCAAGTAGGATACAACCGATTTACTAGTAATGAGCATGCTGTTGAACAACACACCGCTGCCATTTCAGAAGGTCATTTTCAATTGACATCAAGTATGATGTCACAAAGTGTACGACCGAACGGCTTAACTGCACCGGTCATCAGGCGTGGAAACGAGGATCAACGCACAGACGACTCGGTCAGGCTTGGGCAAAGTGGTACGGCAAATCAAGAACGTGGACATCTGAATTTGTCTGGAGAGCTGACATCTAGGAACGGGGAACCGCAAGAGGGTTTGCCATCCGCTAGAAGGATCAGTTCAAGGTCTTCAGTTCAAAGCTCTTCAGAGGACGGCACTCTTGTAGCTTTGGGGCGGAAGGTGGCTGAGGCGTGTTCAGTTGTGGAAAGGGTCATGAAAGAACGTGACGAGCGAATTAAGGCGCAGAGGGAGGTAGCTGTGAGagaaagggaaagaagagaaCGAATTGAAAGGGAGGAGAGAGAAAGGAGAGAAATGGAATTGCGAGAAAGAGAGGCAAGAGAAAGggaagagagagaaagagaagcGAGAGAGACTAGAGAACGACAAGAAAGGCAAATGAGGGAAAGAGAAGCAAGCGAAATAGTGGGACGAGAAAGAACAAGACACGACGAGGATCAAAGAAAGGCATGGAATCAAGGAGAGCGGGCACCGATTCAGGAAAGCTCCCAATGGCAGTGCCGTCATTACCAGCGGCTCTGTAGTGTGAGTTTTCCATGCTGTGGGGTATTTTATCCATGTCACCGCTGTCATAATGATTCGGGGGCGTGTGACGTTGAAGACCTGAAGGCAAACCAGGCGACACATGTGAAGTGTGGAAGCTGTGGGCATGAAGAACAG ATAAACGAGAGAAGTCAACATTGTAGCATTTGTGGATCAAGATTCTCGGAATACTTCTGCTTTAAGTGCAAGCATTTTACTGGGGCGGAAAAGAATCCTTTTCACTGCGACAAGTGTGGGATTTGCCG AATACACCGCGACAAGTCTTTTCACTGCGATGTTTGCAATGTTTGTTTGGACAAAAGGCTTGAAGGAAATCACAAATGCAGACCGAATTCAGGACACGACGAGTGTTGTATTTGCTTAGAG gATGCGTTCAGCGGTTGCCAAATCTTGCCATGCTCACACAAGGTCCACAAGGACTGTGCTATAGCCATGATACAGAATGGCAT acGGAACTGCCCAATATGTCGCCATCCATTATTTAACCAGGAATCGTAG
- the LOC138053240 gene encoding uncharacterized protein, whose translation MSFLWDVKEPTHYSRRVGDEVPGVVAVICFEAPPHKSLRQKVITYFITELYGSEFKYAIVTADSEALFSGSVFSSCLFAREHNISGDEDSSDHAQPRQNRGVQFSYYKYQPLPRATGTIFRVPADSAESHKRRAILISVIGAKAYDVLSDLCSPTPPSEKTYAQLTTILKNHLAPKKLVIAERYRFHNCKQREGESVTAFAANLKHLASTCQFGTHLDEALRDRFVCGLCRKETQKKLLTEEHTFDAALKVALGAEVAEKDVAAFSQESSASVNKVDFGNRHSFPPTQRRKGPGKRGKFNSSGSNIKDPLECLSCGKTGNPRSQCKYRNYTCHSCGKVGHISEACKGKLQKVHQLEGSEPPQTSSLDDSVDPFSFSLYTLSSGQQGIEIPVELNCTSLLMELDTGAGVSVISEETYKKHFSGTPLMPSNTRLHAYTGHPLTVHGQLIAHLKYQDQSADVPLIVVEGSGPSLFGRDWLSQIRLDWTKICNIRVSETDLPQGVASQLRTTIQNHPNVFKPGLGTVKGITAKLELEPNARPKFCKARPVPYALQEAVEAEYNRLESEGIVERVEFSEWATPMVHVPKADGTTRSCGDYAVTVNPQLHVPQYPIPLPEDVFLKLRGGQRFTMLDLKSAYQQLPLDPESQQFVTINTHRGLCSSALWKMPVLFLARMTKNTLRT comes from the exons atgagttttctgtgggacgttaaagaacccacacactattcgagaagagtaggggatgaagttcctggtgttgtggctgtcatCT GTTTTGAGGCTCCTCCACATAAATCACTGAGGCAAAAAGTTATCACATATTTCATCACTGAACTGTATGGTTCAGAGTTTAAGTATGCCATAGTGACAGCGGACTCGGAAGCGTTATTTTCTGGGTCTGTGTTTTCTAG TTGTCTGTTTGCCCGAGAACATAACATTTCTGGCGACGAGGATTCGAGCGACCATGCCCAGCCTCGGCAAAATAGAGGAGTTCAATTCAGCTACTACAAGTATCAACCGCTACCTAGAGCGACTGGAACAATATTTCGTGTTCCCGCCGATTCTGCCGAGTCACACAAACGAAGAGCAATCCTAATTTCTGTTATTGGCGCCAAGGCCTACGATGTTCTTTCGGATCTCTGCTCACCGACTCCTCCTTCTGAGAAAACGTATGCACAGCTCACCACTATCCTAAAGAATCATCTCGCACCGAAGAAACTTGTTATCGCCGAAAGATACCGATTCCACAATTGTAAACAACGCGAAGGCGAGAGTGTCACAGCGTTCGCTGCTAACCTGAAACATCTGGCTTCAACTTGCCAGTTCGGCACTCACCTGGATGAAGCTTTACGCGATCGTTTTGTTTGTGGTCTTTGCAGAAAGGAGACACAAAAGAAACTGCTAACCGAGGAACACACTTTCGACGCAGCACTGAAGGTCGCCCTCGGCGCCGAAGTTGCTGAGAAGGATGTTGCTGCGTTCTCGCAAGAAAGTTCGGCTTCTGTTAACAAAGTCGACTTTGGTAATCGTCACAGTTTTCCGCCTACCCAACGTCGTAAGGGTCCTGGAAAGCGAGGCAAGTTCAATTCTTCGGGTAGCAACATTAAAGACCCCTTGGAGTGTTTGAGCTGCGGAAAAACAGGGAACCCACGTTCTCAGTGTAAATACAGAAACTACACGTGTCATTCTTGCGGTAAGGTTGGTCACATCTCGGAGGCATGCAAAGGGAAACTTCAGAAAGTGCATCAGCTGGAAGGATCAGAACCCCCTCAAACTAGTTCTCTCGATGATtcggttgatcctttttccttCTCACTGTACACTCTGAGCTCAGGCCAGCAAGGTATTGAGATACCCGTTGAACTGAACTGCACCTCTCTTTTAATGGAATTAGACACTGGTGCAGGCGTCTCAGTTATTTCAGAAGAAACTTACAAGAAACACTTCAGTGGCACACCCCTCATGCCGTCCAATACTCGCCTACATGCATACACAGGACACCCACTCACGGTACACGGGCAACTTATTGCACACCTAAAGTACCAAGACCAGAGCGCCGATGTCCCCCTTATTGTTGTTGAAGGCTCAGGCCCATCCCTTTTTGGAAGAGACTGGCTGTCCCAAATAAGACTCGACTGGACGAAGATCTGCAATATTCGCGTATCGGAGACAGACCTCCCACAGGGCGTGGCTTCCCAGTTGCGCACAACTATCCAGAATCACCCTAACGTTTTCAAACCGGGCCTCGGAACCGTCAAAGGAATCACAGCTAAACTAGAGCTGGAACCTAACGCACGTCCCAAGTTTTGCAAGGCTCGTCCTGTCCCCTATGCTCTTCAGGAAGCTGTTGAAGCTGAATACAACCGTCTTGAGTCAGAAGGCATTGTCGAACGGGTGGAGTTCAGTGAATGGGCTACCCCAATGGTTCATGTTCCCAAGGCAGATGGAACTACACGCTCTTGTGGTGATTATGCGGTTACTGTCAACCCCCAGCTTCACGTCCCTCAGTATCCAATTCCCCTCCCGGAGGATGTCTTTTTGAAACTGCGGGGTGGACAACGTTTCACTATGCTCGATTTAAAGAGTGCCTACCAACAGCTCCCTTTGGATCCTGAAAGCCAGCAGTTCGTTACCATCAATACGCACAGAGGTCTCTGTTCCAGCGCACTATGGAAGATGCCAGTCTTATTTCTGGCAAGGATGACGAAGAACACATTAAGAACTTAG
- the LOC138053241 gene encoding uncharacterized protein produces MAVDCSTRDFLQVLRRFFAIRGQPAVMIGDNGSQFVAGAERELGEMVRGLSREEIQDFCAEKDMHWKFTTPAVSHQNGCAEALVRKTCKNALKRTIGSQVLTQFELYTVFLEVANLANQRPIGWIPNDPDDGKYICPNDIQGPFKGNTKSVPQVEFVQKIVDSFWKRWESRRSSITSTKEAVAN; encoded by the coding sequence ATGGCCGTTGACTGTTCTACCAGGGACTTTTTACAAGTTCTCCGTAGATTTTTTGCGATTCGCGGTCAACCTGCGGTGATGATAGGTGATAACGGTTCACAGTTTGTCGCCGGTGCGGAGAGGGAGCTAGGTGAAATGGTACGAGGTTTGAGTCGAGAAGAGATTCAAGATTTTTGCGCAGAGAAAGACATGCACTGGAAATTCACGACACCTGCTGTCTCGCATCAAAATGGATGTGCAGAGGCGCTCGTCCGCAAGACTTGCAAGAACGCTTTAAAGAGGACCATTGGCAGTCAAGTGCTAACTCAATTCGAGTTGTACACAGTGTTTCTAGAGGTAGCCAATCTTGCTAACCAACGGCCAATCGGATGGATTCCAAAcgaccctgatgatggcaagtACATATGCCCTAATGATATTCAAGGACCATTCAAGGGAAACACAAAATCCGTGCCACAGGTTGAGTTTGTCCAGAAAATCGTTGATTCATTCTGGAAGCGTTGGGAGTCGAGACGTTCTTCCATCACTAGTACCAAGGAAGCAGTGGCAAATTGA